Below is a genomic region from Paludicola sp. MB14-C6.
TACTTCTTGCTCTTCTGTGCCAAAAACACAAATCATTATGTAACCTCTTTTCTATTACTTGATTGCTTCATTATATGCAGTAAAATCAGAAATTGGAAGTAACAAAAAAATATCCGTAACAACAATTCTTTAGGTGGTTGCATAATTAGAATTATTATTTAAAAACCAATCAAATCCGTTTTAAAGGAAATATATACCTGTTAAATTCAGCTACAATGATACGAAAACGATACAAAATTGATGCATTTATCTTGTATCATGAATTTGCAAACCCAATCTAGTAGTTTTTAGGAGTGATGAAAGTGGTAAACAGGAACGAACATTTACAAAATAGGCGTCCCCTATCCAGAAAATATATCAAAAAGAAAAATAGACATAGATTTTTATTATTAAGTATTTGTATTATAGTCTCAGCAATAACTCTTTTGGTTTCTTCTTGTATGAAAATCTACAAAGCCAATAGCTTAGCCCAAAACAAGCCTGCTCCCATTACCCAATCTCAAAAGAAAACCGTTTCTGCTGTAAAAACATCAAATGCACCATTATCAGGCAAAAGAATCGTTGTCGATGCAGGGCATGGTGGAAAAGATCCCGGAACAATCAGCCCAAATAATAAAACCTATGAAGCAAATCTAAATTTAATGATAGCCTATAAGCTAAAAGATGCCCTCGAAAAAATGGGTGTTGAAGTTATTATGACAAGAACAAAAGAAATTACACAGAAATTAGGAACCAACACTAAGTTAGAATTAGAAAACCGTGGAAATATGATTGAAAAAGCAAATGCTGACATGGTACTCAGCGTTCATCAAAATTTTAATGAAGATAATAGCCAGATAAGTGGTGTTCAAATAATATGTAGAACTGAACAGTCAGTTGCTTTAGCGGATTTTTTACAAAAAGCTTTTAATAAAGAGCTAAATAAAAGATTAAATTACATTAAAGATAAATATATTTTATTAGCATATGGCCAACAACCAAGCGTTATTGTTGAATGCGGATTTTTATCAAACCCACAAGAAGAACAACTATTAACAACAGACAAATATCAGCAGCGCTTAATTGATATATTGATTAAGCAAGTGAAATTATATTTTCAACAAGATAATATTACATAGATATCATCGTTCTCTTTATATAAAACTCACTTAGCATGCTACCTCGCAATCGGAAAAAGCTCCCCTTTTGGGGAGCTTTTTCTATCTTAAATCAGAACCGTATGTAATCATTTTCTCTCGAACAATTGCGCCATCTACTTGGTTTGCTGCTTTGTTTTCCTTTGCTCCAATTGCAGCACCGATTCCTACTGCTTCCCCCATATAACGGCATGTGTGTTGTACTCGTACAGTGGATTGCACATAAAAATCAAACCCTGCACAGCGACCTGCAACAAGCAAGTTATCAATACCCTTTACAATCAAGCTTCGATATGGAATAGTGAAGTACTGTTCATTTAACGGTAAAGACTTATTATACGATTTTTGAGTCAGTGCTTCATCTTTTGCTCCGTGAATATCAATTTCATAATCACTCATAGCTATTGCATCTGGGTATTTTGTGTAATTCATAACATCATCAATACCTAATTGATATTCTGTTACGATATTACGACTTTCACGAACACCCAACATTGGAGCAATTTGTCCAATAGAGCTATTTTCAAATCCAGGAATAAACTTTTGAAAGCAAGTTGCCAAGCGCACAATGGATTGCTTGCCTTCTATGGATTTCTTGGTCATATAAATAGGATCAATTGCATTTTTGCTATCTCCCAGTTCCGGACAGTTAAAACTGATTGCTGTTGGATTACCCGGCATAGAAAACAATTGAACATAATGAATATCTTGCTCTGTTACATATCCTTCTTTGCATTTTTCTTCTAAAACTCGATCAAGCGTTTTGCTCAAGTTACCTCGATATGTTGAAAGCAATGGAGGACGAGTATATCCGTCTGCTTGTCCACCTTGCTCGAGAAATTCACCAAAGCGATTCATATCAACGCCCACCATCTCAAAGCGAAGTGATACCGATTGATTCTTTCCGTTTTGATTGCCTTTTGTATAGCCTGCTCCAACCAAAACCGCTAAATCTCCATCTCCTGTACAATCAATAAATTGTTTTGCCGTAATTGCCTCTAGTCCTGCCTTATTTGTTACAATTATGGCTTTTATCTTTTGTTCATCCATAACCGCATCTACAAATGAAGTATGATAAAGCAAATCACAACCGTTTTCTATTGCTAATTCTTCAAGTTCGACTTTTAACATCTCTGTATCAAACCAGCTGCTGTTGTTGCCATCATACTTATGAGCAAAGCCCTTTGCTTGTAAACGCAAGCGGATTTCTTTGCTAATTGAGCTTTCTGCATTTCCCTCTTTCATACCCTCAGGCATAATTGGTGTAACCAATGCCATAGTTTGGCTACCGCCTAAGCACCCATAACGTTCCACAATGAGTGCTTTTGCACCTTCTCTTGCTGCTGCAATTCCCGCAATTGCACCAGCTGTTCCACCGCCCAATATCACTACATCATATTCATAACGGACTGGAATTTCTTTTTTGGACATAAAAATAGTACTCAAAGTTATCCCCACTTTCTGGTTATAGTAAATTAACTTATGAGTACCAGTATATTTTTATAATAGTATTTTGTCAATGCTATTCTTCGTTTAAATATGGTCCAAGTATCATTGGCTCTATTTGTTTGCCGTTTTGCGCTGCCTCTAACGTTTTTTCAATATCACAAAACCTTGCAACTAAAGAGCATGGTTTGATTTTATGGTTATCTTGACCCATTGGAACAAAATACATATATTTTAAGCTTTGTAATATTCCAATATTTTTTGCGCTCCCACTTAACGCATCATTTGAGGATACTGCTAATACAACGGGTAGATGATTGCGCAAATGGCTTTTAACCGCCATAGTAACAGGGGTATCAGTAATCGAATTTGCTAGTTTTGCCAAAGTGTTTCCTGTACAAGGTGACACCAACATAATATCGGTCATATGCGTTGGTCCAATTGGCTCAGCATCTTCAATTGTACGGATTACTGGCTTTTTACAAATTGACTCCATTTCGGCAATAAAATCTGCTGCTTTTCCAAATCGAGTGTTGATTGAAGCTGCATTAAAGGACATGATTGGTTGAATATCATACTTTTTTGAAAGCTCTCGCATTATTTCAATATTTTGTTTAAATGTGCAAAAAGAGCCGCAAAAGCAATAGCCTAACTTTATTTTAGTCAAGATGTATCCTCCTCTCAGCCTCAACGTTTTGGATTGTTTCATAAATAATTTTTCCTGCAGATACTGGCGCTACTTTTCCTGGAAGTGAAAGTGCCCAAATTGTTTTTAATCCCATTTCTCTTGCAATTGTAAAATCTATTCCACCCGGTTTTGATGCTAAATCAATCAACAAACAGTTTTCATCAACCTTTGATAAAATCTCTTCATTTAATACCATTGCTGGTACAGTATTGATTACAACATCTTGATTTAAAATATGGGATGCAATATCATGCGTTGAAATTGCTTTTGCTCCGGCTATTTCAATCCAAGCATAATCTGAATACTTTCTTGCACTCACCGTTACCTTTGCACCCATGGCAATTAAACGTGGCGTCAATACTTTTGTAATTCTGCCATTACCAATCAACAGACAGCGTGTTCCATAAACGGTAGTTGGCAGCTCTTCCATCAAAATTTGGATGGTACCTTCCGCAGTAGGAACAGCATTTAACACTGCTAACTCTTCACGATCCAAATAATCTAAATACCAAAGCTTTTTCTCTTCTAAATGCTGCTTCATATTTAAGGATAGCTTACCGCCATATACAGCGGTTTTTTCATCTGCTAAACACAGTACATCATCTATCAATAAATTTTTACTACTAAAAGGACAGTTTATTGTGTTATTATCAAGACTTGCTGGCATTGGTAATATTATGTAGTCAAAAGCTACATTTTTCATAATCAATTCATCCACAGTAGTCTTTAAATGAGAAATTCCACTTCCTTGTTCAAGCCCGACACAGAACACTTTATTATTTTTATCAAAAAGCTTTGCTAAGGACATTTGCCTTAAATCGCCACCTGCTACTAATATTGTTTTGTTTTGAATCATAATAACTACTCCTTTTTCAATAGTAACCCGTATATTCTAATCACATTACATCTTATGAAAACAGCAGGTTATGGGTTCATTATTTTTAACGTTTTTTTATTGGTAAATGATATAACAAATTGTCTAAATTCCTTTACTTTTACTAAATTGGTCTATATAATGAAATGATAGATATAAATATAGAATAAAGATGGGATATGCTTATGAAACCTTTTACGAAATTTAAAAGTCAAAATGAAGAAACACGTCTTTCTCATTTTCTAACCAATCAATTAGGGAGCAAGCATTTTACATATAAACAAATACTTTCAATGCTTGTCCCTTTAATATTAGATCAGTTTTTTATCTTTTTTATTGGTACCCTTACTACGTTTATGATTAGTGCTTCCGGCGAAGACTCTGTAGCTGCGGTAACACTTGTAGGTCCAATTACTTTTTTAATTGTGGCGTTGTTTTCTTCTGTTAGTGCAGGAGGCACAGTTATAGTTGCCCAATATAAAGGAAAAGGCGACGAAAAGCAAATGCGCAGAGCCGCAGGTCAAGTTGTATTAACCACTTTTCTTGTTGCAACCATTGGAAGCTTGATTTTAATTTTGTTTGCTGAACCAATCATCAATACCCTGTTTCATAGTGCCGACCCCACTGTTAAATTAAAAGCAAAAAACTATATGATAGGAATTTGCTTATCCAATCCTGCATTTTCTATTTTCAATGGTATATTTAACGTTTTACGTGGTGTGGGTGACACAAAAACCTGCTTACGTTTAACAATCGTCATAAACGTCATCCACTTATTTGCAAGCTATTTGTTTATCAACATTTGCAAACTCGATATTCTTGGAACGGCAATCTCTTTGAATCTTGCTCGCTTTATTGGATGTGCTATTGCTTTATATTTGATATTACGACCTAACGACATCTTAACTTTAAAATTAAAAGATATGTTTCAGTTCCGTTGGTCAATACAAAAAGCAATTATTAAAATTGGTATTCCGTTTTCGTTGGAACAAGTTTTCTTTAACTTAGGAAGAATGTTAACCCAAGTTTATATGATTCAATTAGGTCAATCTGCAATTGCTGCTGATGCAATTGCTTCATCTGGTTCTAACTTATTTTATAGTGCAGGATTTGCTGTTGCAACATTAGCAATCACTGTTGTCGGCCAATGTATTGGTGCGGGAGATATCAAGCAAGCCAAAAAATACGGCAAAAAGCTAATTGGACTTGGAACAGTTTGTATGCTAATCAGCGTAGCAGTTTTATATCCGTTTATGCCGTTGATTATAAAGCTATCCAACCCATCTGCTACCATCATCCCAATGATTCACCAAGCTATGTTAATCGGTGTCATTGCAATTCCATTTTTCTGGTCATCATCTTATGTTATGCCAAGCGTTCTACGTGCAGGCGGTGACGCAGGATTTACTTCTATCGTTTCATTGGTTATTATGTGGATTGCTCGTGTTGCTTTAGGTTATATTCTTGCTATTACATTAGGCTTAGGTTTAAATGGAATGTGGATTAGCATGGGTGTTGAATGGGCAGCTCGTGCAATTATATTCCAAATTCGATTTAAAGGCGATAAATGGCATAAGAAGAATTTAATCGCTTAATAACTATAATAAAATAGAGCCCTAGTTTTCTTTTGAAAACTAGGGCTCTATTTTAATGTCTCGGTTTTTTACGAACGGTTAAAATTGCTTTTAAGATTGCCGAAGTTACTTGCAATCCAAGCTTCTCATTTTTCTCTAATAAGCTGTCAATTTCATCATTGGTGCAAACCACATATAGTGGGGGAAGATTATTTAGCGTAAGCGCGACAATATCCTTTTTGCATCGGTCACATCGACAACAGTTCATCTTTTTCAATGCAATTTCCAATCGATTCATTACTAATCGTTCCGTTACATTATATAAAATGGATTCACCGGGATTTTCGTTAATCCATTTAATCTCTTTATTTTGAAATAAAGCTGCCCCGTTTTGTGCTACAGCTTTTTCAAGCTTTTGCGATTCATTGATTTCTTGAATTTGATTTTGGGATTCCTTATCTTCGGGTTCTTCCGAAGATTGTTTTGATGCTGACGGCATTATTTTTTTATACATCAGTTCTTTATCAAAAGCCTTTTTCACTTTTGCCATTTCAGAATTCACGCCTTTCTCATTGGCACATTTTCTAATCAATAGCTAGAATACTAAATACCAACAGATAACATTTCCTCAACAAGCGATTTATAATCCATAACCGCATTGTTATTTGGAGCATATTCATAAATACTTTGTTGATTTGTTTGTGCTTCCATAATTGCTACACTAGAACGTATTGTGCTCACAAACAGATGCGTATGCAATTCTTGTGCAATCAGCTGAGCTGTGCCCAAGATATCCTTACTCAACACCGTATTTTTATTAAACTTGGTTAATACAATTCCCTCAAGCTTAAGGTTGGGATTACAATAATTGCGCACTTTATCCACCGTTTCGGATAATTGTGCG
It encodes:
- a CDS encoding late competence development ComFB family protein, with the translated sequence MNSEMAKVKKAFDKELMYKKIMPSASKQSSEEPEDKESQNQIQEINESQKLEKAVAQNGAALFQNKEIKWINENPGESILYNVTERLVMNRLEIALKKMNCCRCDRCKKDIVALTLNNLPPLYVVCTNDEIDSLLEKNEKLGLQVTSAILKAILTVRKKPRH
- a CDS encoding dipicolinate synthase subunit B — translated: MTKIKLGYCFCGSFCTFKQNIEIMRELSKKYDIQPIMSFNAASINTRFGKAADFIAEMESICKKPVIRTIEDAEPIGPTHMTDIMLVSPCTGNTLAKLANSITDTPVTMAVKSHLRNHLPVVLAVSSNDALSGSAKNIGILQSLKYMYFVPMGQDNHKIKPCSLVARFCDIEKTLEAAQNGKQIEPMILGPYLNEE
- a CDS encoding FAD-dependent oxidoreductase codes for the protein MSTIFMSKKEIPVRYEYDVVILGGGTAGAIAGIAAAREGAKALIVERYGCLGGSQTMALVTPIMPEGMKEGNAESSISKEIRLRLQAKGFAHKYDGNNSSWFDTEMLKVELEELAIENGCDLLYHTSFVDAVMDEQKIKAIIVTNKAGLEAITAKQFIDCTGDGDLAVLVGAGYTKGNQNGKNQSVSLRFEMVGVDMNRFGEFLEQGGQADGYTRPPLLSTYRGNLSKTLDRVLEEKCKEGYVTEQDIHYVQLFSMPGNPTAISFNCPELGDSKNAIDPIYMTKKSIEGKQSIVRLATCFQKFIPGFENSSIGQIAPMLGVRESRNIVTEYQLGIDDVMNYTKYPDAIAMSDYEIDIHGAKDEALTQKSYNKSLPLNEQYFTIPYRSLIVKGIDNLLVAGRCAGFDFYVQSTVRVQHTCRYMGEAVGIGAAIGAKENKAANQVDGAIVREKMITYGSDLR
- the dpsA gene encoding dipicolinate synthase subunit DpsA; the protein is MIQNKTILVAGGDLRQMSLAKLFDKNNKVFCVGLEQGSGISHLKTTVDELIMKNVAFDYIILPMPASLDNNTINCPFSSKNLLIDDVLCLADEKTAVYGGKLSLNMKQHLEEKKLWYLDYLDREELAVLNAVPTAEGTIQILMEELPTTVYGTRCLLIGNGRITKVLTPRLIAMGAKVTVSARKYSDYAWIEIAGAKAISTHDIASHILNQDVVINTVPAMVLNEEILSKVDENCLLIDLASKPGGIDFTIAREMGLKTIWALSLPGKVAPVSAGKIIYETIQNVEAERRIHLD
- a CDS encoding N-acetylmuramoyl-L-alanine amidase family protein, translating into MKIYKANSLAQNKPAPITQSQKKTVSAVKTSNAPLSGKRIVVDAGHGGKDPGTISPNNKTYEANLNLMIAYKLKDALEKMGVEVIMTRTKEITQKLGTNTKLELENRGNMIEKANADMVLSVHQNFNEDNSQISGVQIICRTEQSVALADFLQKAFNKELNKRLNYIKDKYILLAYGQQPSVIVECGFLSNPQEEQLLTTDKYQQRLIDILIKQVKLYFQQDNIT
- a CDS encoding MATE family efflux transporter, translated to MKPFTKFKSQNEETRLSHFLTNQLGSKHFTYKQILSMLVPLILDQFFIFFIGTLTTFMISASGEDSVAAVTLVGPITFLIVALFSSVSAGGTVIVAQYKGKGDEKQMRRAAGQVVLTTFLVATIGSLILILFAEPIINTLFHSADPTVKLKAKNYMIGICLSNPAFSIFNGIFNVLRGVGDTKTCLRLTIVINVIHLFASYLFINICKLDILGTAISLNLARFIGCAIALYLILRPNDILTLKLKDMFQFRWSIQKAIIKIGIPFSLEQVFFNLGRMLTQVYMIQLGQSAIAADAIASSGSNLFYSAGFAVATLAITVVGQCIGAGDIKQAKKYGKKLIGLGTVCMLISVAVLYPFMPLIIKLSNPSATIIPMIHQAMLIGVIAIPFFWSSSYVMPSVLRAGGDAGFTSIVSLVIMWIARVALGYILAITLGLGLNGMWISMGVEWAARAIIFQIRFKGDKWHKKNLIA